A single window of Rubripirellula lacrimiformis DNA harbors:
- a CDS encoding serine/threonine-protein kinase, with product MNDDANSDDSGRPEGSADPNPPVRKDAVSPSKSSASLVGSRLGDYQVLRKLGRGGMADVYAARHLSLGRDVALKVLRSDYARDKDYVERFRREARAAAKLNHPNIVQVFDVGSSNNYHFIAQELIDGENLREALDRQGAMSPDEATRVLVDVASALEVAAEAGITHRDIKPENIMRSSRGALKVADFGLARLGGGAEGSHANLTQAGLTLGTPRYMSPEQIQGLVADARSDLYSLGVTMYHLLAGRPPFEADDPLALAVMHLHETPKPLDRARNRRDQDGNPDVPEWLIAVISRMLSKSPGDRFQSPSELLDAVRNEASSSTLPGFGIGTAAATIRLQRAADQARSVRTRKRLKLAIAILAPLICWGAAWAVLKQQPAKDLVSLLRPGVVPKGDSVQEQYFIAVNRNDEAGWESIGELFPPQDSSTHADYFAKSQIQLARLLVSQEMPLKAENVLKALLKDPQVNPAYRVLALVERCRLLEQQGADTDLDAAKQQLQAMVADVKTSSPTSLRLIQRVLPEAEQAHWEISSLGS from the coding sequence ATGAATGACGACGCAAATAGTGATGACAGCGGCCGGCCGGAGGGATCGGCCGATCCGAATCCACCGGTTCGCAAAGACGCGGTTAGCCCTAGCAAATCGTCGGCCAGTTTGGTCGGGTCACGGTTGGGGGACTACCAGGTTTTGCGGAAACTTGGCCGCGGCGGAATGGCGGACGTTTACGCCGCTCGTCACTTGTCACTCGGACGCGACGTGGCGTTGAAGGTGTTACGCAGCGACTATGCCCGGGACAAGGACTACGTCGAACGGTTTCGACGCGAGGCACGTGCGGCGGCCAAGCTGAACCATCCCAACATCGTTCAGGTCTTCGACGTCGGCAGTTCCAACAACTACCACTTCATCGCTCAAGAGTTGATTGACGGCGAGAATCTGCGCGAAGCCTTGGATCGACAAGGCGCCATGTCGCCGGACGAAGCGACGCGAGTGTTGGTGGATGTTGCGTCGGCACTTGAAGTTGCTGCGGAGGCCGGGATCACTCACCGTGATATCAAGCCGGAAAACATCATGCGATCTTCGCGTGGTGCGTTGAAGGTCGCCGATTTTGGATTGGCAAGGTTGGGTGGTGGCGCCGAAGGCAGCCACGCCAATCTGACCCAAGCGGGGCTGACCTTGGGGACGCCGCGTTACATGAGCCCCGAACAGATCCAGGGATTGGTCGCCGATGCACGCAGCGATCTGTATTCGTTGGGCGTGACGATGTATCACCTGTTGGCCGGGCGTCCGCCGTTCGAAGCCGATGATCCGTTGGCGCTAGCGGTGATGCACCTGCACGAAACACCCAAACCGTTGGACCGCGCCCGCAACCGACGGGACCAGGATGGAAATCCGGATGTGCCGGAATGGTTGATCGCGGTGATCAGTCGGATGCTTAGCAAATCGCCTGGGGATCGCTTTCAATCGCCCAGCGAGTTGCTGGATGCCGTCCGCAACGAGGCATCGTCGTCGACATTGCCGGGGTTCGGGATCGGCACTGCGGCTGCGACGATCCGGTTGCAGCGGGCCGCGGATCAGGCGCGCAGTGTTCGCACTCGCAAACGCTTGAAATTGGCGATCGCGATCTTGGCGCCCCTGATCTGTTGGGGCGCGGCGTGGGCGGTCCTGAAACAACAGCCTGCAAAGGATCTGGTTTCGCTGCTTCGTCCGGGGGTGGTGCCCAAGGGCGATTCTGTCCAGGAACAGTATTTCATCGCCGTCAACCGCAACGACGAGGCAGGGTGGGAATCCATCGGGGAACTCTTTCCGCCGCAAGACAGTTCGACTCATGCCGACTATTTCGCCAAGTCCCAGATCCAATTGGCTCGATTGTTGGTGTCGCAGGAAATGCCATTGAAGGCCGAAAACGTGCTGAAGGCACTGCTGAAGGACCCCCAAGTGAATCCCGCCTATCGGGTTTTGGCGTTGGTCGAGCGATGTCGATTGCTGGAACAGCAAGGGGCGGACACGGATCTGGATGCGGCGAAACAGCAGCTGCAGGCGATGGTCGCCGACGTGAAGACCAGCAGCCCAACCTCGTTGAGGTTGATCCAGCGTGTGTTGCCCGAGGCAGAGCAGGCCCATTGGGAAATCAGTTCGCTGGGCAGCTGA